One window of Novosphingobium sp. P6W genomic DNA carries:
- the bioF gene encoding 8-amino-7-oxononanoate synthase: MSRLDSHLETALARIERAGQRRTLRAAALLPEGRVERGGRTMLDFSSNDYLGLARHPLLVERAGQWAAAHGAGSGASRLVTGTSAAHLALEARIAAFKHCEAALIFASGWQANAAVIPALLAAMPNAPQGPAVFTDRLIHASMHAGLAMAGTRQHRFRHNDLDHLETLLAEKGAGASARLILTESVFSMDGDRIDIARLAQIAERHDAALFVDEAHATGVLGPEGRGLSALVPGQVDLIMGTFSKALGGFGAYVAGSQVLIDYLVNAASGFVFTTAPPPAVLGAIDAALDLVPAMDAERAHLAALGDRLRSGLARLGLDHGASSTQIVPAMIGGEDEAMALSARLEEAGFLASAIRPPTVPPGTSRLRLALRAGHSPADIDALLTAIEAHR; the protein is encoded by the coding sequence ATGAGCAGGCTCGATTCACACCTCGAGACGGCGCTGGCGCGGATTGAGCGCGCCGGGCAACGCCGGACATTGCGCGCCGCCGCGCTGCTCCCCGAAGGACGGGTGGAACGCGGCGGGCGCACGATGCTCGATTTCTCCAGCAACGATTACCTCGGCCTTGCCCGGCATCCGCTGCTGGTGGAGCGCGCGGGCCAGTGGGCAGCGGCGCACGGCGCGGGATCGGGCGCATCGCGGCTGGTCACCGGCACCAGCGCGGCGCACCTGGCGCTGGAAGCCCGCATCGCCGCCTTCAAGCATTGCGAGGCCGCGCTGATCTTCGCCAGCGGCTGGCAGGCCAACGCGGCGGTGATCCCCGCGCTGCTGGCGGCGATGCCCAATGCGCCGCAGGGCCCGGCGGTGTTCACCGACCGGCTGATCCATGCCTCGATGCATGCGGGCCTGGCGATGGCGGGCACCCGCCAGCACCGCTTCCGCCACAACGACCTCGATCACCTCGAAACGTTGCTGGCCGAGAAGGGCGCTGGCGCATCCGCCCGCCTGATCCTCACCGAAAGCGTATTCTCGATGGACGGCGACCGCATCGACATCGCCCGCCTCGCCCAGATCGCCGAGCGCCATGATGCCGCGCTGTTCGTCGACGAGGCCCATGCCACCGGCGTCCTGGGGCCCGAAGGGCGCGGCCTCTCCGCGCTGGTGCCGGGACAGGTCGACCTTATCATGGGCACGTTCAGCAAGGCGCTGGGCGGCTTCGGGGCCTATGTCGCAGGCTCGCAGGTGCTGATCGACTACCTCGTCAACGCCGCCAGCGGGTTCGTCTTCACCACCGCGCCGCCGCCCGCCGTGCTGGGCGCGATCGACGCCGCTCTCGACCTCGTGCCCGCCATGGACGCCGAACGCGCCCATCTGGCCGCGCTGGGCGACCGCCTGCGCTCGGGCCTTGCCCGCCTCGGCCTCGACCACGGTGCATCCTCGACCCAGATCGTACCGGCCATGATCGGCGGTGAGGACGAGGCCATGGCCCTGTCCGCACGGCTGGAGGAGGCCGGTTTCCTCGCCTCCGCGATCCGCCCTCCGACGGTGCCACCCGGCACCAGCCGCCTGCGCCTTGCCCTGCGCGCAGGCCATTCGCCGGCCGATATCGACGCGCTGCTGACGGCGATCGAGGCCCATCGGTGA
- a CDS encoding alpha/beta fold hydrolase gives MKLLFVHGWGFDRTFWAPLAALLPQWPHAIDDRGYFGAPHDARIDGPCVAVTHSFGTMRVLAAPPPGLAGIIAVNGFERFTALPGRPGVPVRVLDRMLRRFEIEPRTVLTEFHRSCGSEATFGQIEIAPAPLHADLLRLRDAAPPIPRVPILALHGGRDPLLPAAMREATFAGARVSRMNHDTGGHLLPLEAPQLCAEAVRGMVETVA, from the coding sequence GTGAAGCTGCTGTTCGTGCACGGCTGGGGTTTCGACCGCACGTTCTGGGCGCCGCTTGCCGCGCTGCTGCCGCAATGGCCCCACGCCATCGACGACCGCGGTTATTTCGGTGCGCCCCATGATGCCCGCATCGACGGCCCTTGCGTGGCCGTGACCCACAGCTTCGGCACCATGCGCGTCCTTGCCGCGCCGCCGCCGGGGCTGGCCGGGATCATCGCGGTCAATGGCTTCGAGCGCTTCACCGCCCTGCCTGGCCGCCCCGGCGTGCCCGTCCGCGTGCTGGACCGGATGCTGCGCCGCTTCGAGATCGAGCCGCGCACCGTGCTCACCGAATTTCACCGCAGCTGCGGCAGCGAGGCCACTTTCGGCCAGATCGAAATAGCCCCGGCCCCCCTCCACGCCGACCTTCTGCGCCTGCGCGACGCCGCGCCGCCGATCCCGCGCGTGCCGATACTGGCGCTGCACGGCGGGCGCGACCCGCTGCTGCCTGCGGCCATGCGCGAGGCCACTTTCGCGGGCGCACGGGTCAGCCGGATGAACCATGACACCGGCGGCCACCTGCTCCCCCTCGAAGCCCCGCAGCTATGCGCAGAGGCCGTGCGCGGCATGGTCGAGACCGTGGCATGA
- a CDS encoding methyltransferase domain-containing protein has protein sequence MMPSGPDQRARIRSAFAAAPDYDGQARVQREVADRLAARIAALDLPAAPRVLEIGCGTGFLTGALVDVGICGDWLVTDIAPEMVERCQARMAPMQQGRSLRFALLDGERGAPEGGPFDLICSSLAAQWFDDAPAALARMAGWLAPGGHLMVTTLGPGSFAQWRAAHEAEGIAAGTPAFAPVEGFAALAPEALIVEDHIERHADPRAFLRALKAIGAGTSHPGHRPLSPAQLRRVMARFAQTARSPQTAKSPQTGCEVTYEAVTCHLHRAR, from the coding sequence ATGATGCCGTCCGGCCCAGACCAGCGCGCGCGCATCCGCAGCGCCTTCGCCGCCGCACCGGACTATGACGGACAGGCCCGCGTCCAGCGCGAAGTGGCGGATCGCCTTGCCGCCCGCATTGCCGCGCTGGACCTGCCTGCCGCGCCGCGCGTGCTGGAAATCGGCTGCGGCACCGGCTTCCTCACCGGCGCTCTGGTGGACGTGGGCATCTGCGGCGACTGGCTGGTGACCGACATTGCGCCCGAAATGGTAGAGCGCTGCCAGGCCCGCATGGCACCGATGCAGCAGGGCCGCTCCTTGCGCTTTGCCCTGCTCGACGGTGAGCGCGGCGCCCCGGAAGGAGGGCCGTTCGACCTCATCTGTTCCAGCCTTGCCGCGCAGTGGTTCGACGATGCGCCCGCCGCGCTGGCCCGCATGGCCGGGTGGCTGGCGCCGGGCGGGCACCTGATGGTCACCACGCTTGGCCCCGGCAGCTTCGCGCAGTGGCGCGCTGCCCACGAGGCGGAAGGGATCGCCGCCGGCACCCCCGCCTTTGCCCCCGTCGAAGGCTTCGCCGCGCTGGCGCCCGAAGCGCTCATCGTCGAGGACCATATCGAGCGCCACGCCGACCCCCGTGCCTTCCTGCGCGCGCTCAAGGCCATCGGCGCAGGCACTTCGCATCCCGGCCACCGCCCGCTTTCGCCCGCCCAGCTGCGCCGCGTCATGGCGCGCTTCGCCCAAACTGCCAGATCCCCCCAAACTGCCAAATCCCCCCAAACTGGATGCGAAGTGACTTACGAGGCCGTGACCTGCCACCTCCACCGCGCTAGGTGA
- the bioD gene encoding dethiobiotin synthase: MTTRPIIVTGTDTEIGKTVFAAALAGALGAHYWKPVQAGVEDDGTDAMRVARLSGLPRGHVLDEAYRLATPCSPHLAAEIDGVTIDAARLALPAVDGPLVVEGAGGVLVPISRRETYADQFARWGAPVVLVARTVLGTINHTLLSVEALRARGVAILGVAFVGDPVEDSESTICAMGDVKRLGRLPRLDPLEPAALRAAFAANFRLGDFA, translated from the coding sequence ATGACTACCCGCCCCATCATCGTCACCGGCACCGATACCGAGATCGGCAAGACCGTATTCGCCGCCGCGCTCGCAGGCGCGCTGGGTGCGCATTACTGGAAGCCGGTGCAGGCCGGGGTCGAGGATGACGGCACCGATGCCATGCGCGTGGCGCGCCTTTCCGGCCTGCCGCGCGGCCATGTTCTGGACGAGGCTTACCGCCTCGCTACGCCTTGTTCTCCCCACCTCGCCGCCGAGATCGACGGCGTGACGATAGACGCGGCAAGGCTTGCCTTGCCCGCAGTCGACGGCCCGCTGGTGGTGGAGGGCGCGGGCGGCGTCCTGGTGCCGATAAGCCGCCGCGAAACTTACGCCGACCAGTTCGCCCGCTGGGGCGCGCCGGTCGTGCTGGTGGCCCGCACCGTGCTGGGCACGATCAACCACACCCTGCTCTCGGTCGAGGCGCTGCGCGCGCGCGGGGTGGCGATCCTGGGCGTGGCCTTCGTCGGCGACCCGGTGGAGGACAGCGAGTCGACGATCTGCGCGATGGGCGACGTGAAGCGACTGGGCCGCCTGCCCCGGCTGGACCCGCTGGAACCCGCCGCCTTGCGCGCCGCCTTTGCCGCCAACTTCCGGCTGGGGGATTTCGCATGA